A genomic stretch from Methanorbis rubei includes:
- a CDS encoding pyruvate ferredoxin oxidoreductase subunit gamma, with the protein MRELRIHGRGGQGSVTAAELIATAAFTGGVYAQAFPAFGVERRGAPVQAFVRFSNEKIRLRSQIYEPDYIIVQDSTLIHDVNVFAGMSEGGIAIINTEKKGNYNLPAGVKLIVIDATAIALEEIGLPITNTTLMGAFAAASGEITLEALKGAIEERFPEKLAATNFAAAQRAYNMVKEGAV; encoded by the coding sequence GTGAGAGAGCTACGCATCCATGGTAGAGGCGGACAGGGTTCCGTCACGGCTGCGGAACTTATTGCTACCGCAGCCTTCACGGGTGGAGTATACGCCCAGGCGTTTCCGGCATTTGGTGTCGAACGCCGCGGCGCACCCGTCCAGGCATTCGTACGGTTCAGCAACGAGAAGATTCGGCTGAGAAGCCAGATCTACGAGCCGGATTATATAATTGTACAGGACAGCACCTTAATTCACGACGTCAACGTATTTGCGGGAATGTCGGAAGGTGGGATTGCAATCATCAACACCGAGAAGAAAGGAAACTACAACCTTCCAGCAGGTGTCAAACTGATTGTCATCGACGCAACAGCGATTGCTCTTGAAGAGATCGGTCTTCCCATCACCAATACAACGCTGATGGGAGCATTTGCCGCAGCAAGCGGTGAGATCACTTTAGAGGCACTCAAAGGCGCAATTGAAGAGCGGTTCCCGGAAAAACTTGCGGCAACCAACTTCGCCGCAGCACAGCGGGCATACAATATGGTAAAGGAGGGAGCAGTCTAA
- a CDS encoding DHH family phosphoesterase has translation MAESDGVLPTNNQTHKKIKYIILGSGSIGYNVLEELKENDENVLVIDINEKRIEDLRDHRHQAMIGDMTDPTLITKIPEPEVAFVLSADKDANLAAVQILKKAYPQTHVIARALDPFSADQLVDHGADVVLYPQQVVAKSAVNHMNNLVASRNAQKLFSLLSSWTGTLGIITHKNPDPDAISSAMALAAIATSASGGKLATRILYEGNIGHQENRAFVNLLEIKMERLTPEIFSTCNYLALVDCVAPGMNNDLPPDAPINIIIDHHSAEGITRVKKPEFLDSRPNVGATASIMTQYLQELYLPIDKKVATALFYGIRADTKEFQRNISPQDLYNAAYLLPLTDRSLLEVIMAPSLSQETLDVLGNGIVNRDVRHGYLFSNVGYVRNRDAIPQAADMLLNLEGVTTAMVYGITDTNITLSARNKDIRLHVGDVMKEAFADIPGASAGGHATMAALSIPLNAFSLVKDKEELLSMVIDPVLSNFMRLVGISEVEGDEN, from the coding sequence ATGGCTGAGAGTGATGGGGTTCTGCCGACTAATAACCAAACTCATAAAAAAATAAAATATATCATCCTTGGTAGCGGCAGTATCGGCTATAATGTCCTCGAGGAACTGAAGGAAAATGACGAGAACGTACTCGTCATCGACATCAATGAAAAGCGTATAGAGGACCTGCGCGATCACCGCCATCAGGCAATGATCGGCGACATGACCGATCCGACTCTTATCACCAAGATTCCGGAGCCGGAGGTTGCGTTTGTTTTATCAGCTGACAAGGATGCAAACCTTGCAGCTGTACAGATCCTGAAGAAAGCGTACCCGCAGACGCATGTCATCGCCCGTGCGCTTGATCCGTTCTCTGCTGATCAGTTGGTGGATCATGGCGCGGATGTGGTTTTGTATCCGCAGCAGGTTGTTGCAAAGTCTGCCGTCAACCACATGAACAATCTGGTCGCTTCACGAAACGCCCAGAAACTTTTCTCACTGCTCAGTTCATGGACCGGAACACTTGGCATCATCACGCACAAAAATCCTGACCCGGACGCAATCTCAAGTGCCATGGCGCTTGCCGCAATTGCGACAAGTGCCTCAGGCGGAAAACTTGCGACCAGAATTCTCTACGAAGGAAACATCGGTCATCAGGAAAATCGTGCGTTCGTCAACCTCCTTGAGATCAAAATGGAACGCCTGACTCCGGAGATATTTTCCACCTGCAACTATCTTGCGCTCGTGGACTGTGTTGCTCCGGGCATGAACAATGATCTTCCGCCGGATGCACCGATCAACATCATCATCGATCATCACAGTGCAGAAGGAATCACCAGAGTCAAAAAGCCTGAGTTCCTGGACTCCCGCCCCAATGTCGGTGCGACTGCGTCGATTATGACACAGTACTTACAGGAACTGTATCTTCCGATCGATAAAAAAGTTGCAACCGCTCTTTTCTATGGTATCCGTGCTGACACCAAAGAGTTCCAGCGCAATATTTCTCCGCAGGATCTTTACAATGCTGCATATCTTCTGCCTCTGACCGACCGCTCGCTGCTTGAGGTTATCATGGCGCCGTCTCTCTCTCAGGAGACGCTGGATGTTCTCGGCAACGGAATTGTAAACCGTGATGTCAGGCACGGCTATCTGTTCTCAAACGTCGGTTATGTCAGAAACCGCGACGCAATTCCGCAGGCTGCTGACATGCTGCTGAATCTGGAAGGTGTCACAACAGCAATGGTTTACGGAATCACCGACACCAACATCACACTTTCCGCGCGCAACAAAGACATCCGTCTGCATGTCGGCGATGTGATGAAGGAAGCGTTTGCTGATATTCCGGGGGCTTCTGCCGGAGGTCATGCCACTATGGCTGCACTCTCCATTCCTCTGAACGCGTTTTCGCTGGTGAAGGACAAAGAAGAGCTTCTGTCGATGGTAATCGATCCCGTGCTCTCCAATTTCATGAGACTTGTCGGCATCTCCGAGGTTGAAGGGGATGAAAACTGA
- a CDS encoding GNAT family N-acetyltransferase gives MQSVRIRPYTSADYSRICELDAPLFAGMGGPILFRHIEELFPSLFFVAENESGGIIGYILGGVHLDNKTVGKLIRIGVVSNYQRKECGTMLSDALFRELRNHGVTSVHLTVAETNLPAITFYKKLGFVQKERFASYFYPDIPRLSLWKDL, from the coding sequence ATGCAGTCCGTCCGAATCCGACCCTACACATCCGCAGACTATTCCAGGATTTGTGAGCTGGACGCACCCTTGTTTGCAGGGATGGGCGGACCGATTTTGTTCCGGCACATCGAAGAACTCTTTCCTTCGCTCTTCTTTGTCGCGGAAAACGAGTCCGGCGGAATAATCGGATATATTCTTGGAGGCGTGCACCTCGACAACAAAACGGTCGGTAAACTGATCCGGATCGGAGTTGTGTCAAACTATCAGAGAAAAGAGTGCGGCACAATGCTTTCGGACGCGCTGTTTCGAGAGCTCAGAAACCATGGCGTAACATCAGTTCATCTGACGGTCGCAGAAACAAATCTACCGGCAATAACCTTTTATAAAAAACTCGGGTTTGTGCAAAAAGAGCGGTTTGCAAGCTACTTCTATCCAGATATTCCAAGACTTTCCCTCTGGAAGGATCTGTAG
- a CDS encoding 4Fe-4S binding protein codes for MPLGIGCTARPGQGRNNKTGSWRVYYPVLDKEKCTKCGTCQLICPEGCIDQQPDKSYEIDLDFCKGCGMCAEECPDKAKAITMHKEEK; via the coding sequence ATGCCGCTTGGAATAGGATGTACAGCACGGCCTGGTCAGGGAAGAAACAACAAGACCGGTTCATGGCGGGTCTATTACCCGGTCCTTGACAAGGAAAAGTGTACCAAGTGCGGAACATGCCAGCTGATCTGTCCGGAAGGATGCATCGACCAGCAGCCTGACAAAAGTTATGAGATTGATCTCGACTTCTGCAAAGGCTGCGGCATGTGTGCCGAAGAGTGCCCTGACAAAGCAAAAGCGATCACCATGCACAAGGAGGAAAAATAA
- a CDS encoding YIP1 family protein, whose protein sequence is MTFATDVLALLLDPKTFFADSSKTSSLKLPVLFTAIYAVVVAVVSAQASAASAEMLGLGSMTGMMQGIGAVSGLIMTFISWLVVALVFFVFIKFIAHTQSGFKPFLIATGYASLPLLIGAVLTLIVDMIAKGTFDGWMGFVLNLVILLWCIPIWAYGCAAAGNVPVSAVFTAILIPIILMIAFTAWGTYTNLEAMNNLQTGGLQVSMGPQR, encoded by the coding sequence ATGACGTTCGCAACAGATGTGCTTGCTTTACTTCTTGATCCCAAAACATTCTTTGCGGATTCTTCCAAGACCAGCTCTCTGAAACTGCCGGTTCTGTTTACCGCCATCTACGCAGTTGTCGTGGCAGTGGTGAGTGCTCAGGCATCAGCAGCATCCGCTGAGATGCTCGGACTTGGCAGCATGACCGGGATGATGCAGGGAATTGGTGCGGTCAGCGGACTGATAATGACGTTTATCTCCTGGCTTGTTGTGGCACTGGTGTTCTTTGTGTTCATCAAGTTCATTGCCCACACACAATCAGGATTCAAACCATTTCTCATCGCAACAGGCTATGCCTCCCTGCCGCTCCTTATCGGAGCAGTCCTCACTTTGATCGTTGATATGATAGCCAAAGGAACTTTTGACGGATGGATGGGATTTGTTCTCAACCTCGTAATTCTCCTATGGTGTATACCCATCTGGGCATACGGATGCGCGGCAGCAGGAAACGTTCCGGTTTCTGCGGTGTTCACCGCAATTCTGATCCCAATCATTCTCATGATCGCCTTCACTGCATGGGGGACCTACACAAATCTTGAAGCAATGAACAATCTTCAGACAGGCGGCTTACAGGTATCCATGGGTCCGCAGCGATAA
- a CDS encoding methanogenesis marker 12 protein — protein MYIGVDHGTTSLRFATDTGKRFKISREDAKEFVISDLQKICPVEEIEGFALCYSMGDNFTEITPVAKLKNRGVITREGAGKHIGGGTRVFDVIKESGIPAVAVPGIHRGSDTDPRFKIYSHQTSPEKLGIAYLASKTLGDTFIVSDISSNTVSLLIAKGKCIGAFDACVFAPGSRHGALDVDAIRKVDEGDLTANEAFTTAGVMYHMEEKYQNPTVAMWAAMECASLALLAPEAPVALAGSLAPELAEEISALLQKPVIVYDEWAASDGLAQIARDVFSGAKQILGMPVSQSLRRK, from the coding sequence ATGTACATCGGCGTTGATCACGGAACAACCTCCCTGCGTTTTGCGACCGATACCGGAAAACGATTCAAAATATCCAGAGAAGATGCAAAAGAGTTTGTCATCTCGGATCTGCAGAAGATATGTCCGGTTGAAGAGATTGAAGGGTTTGCTCTCTGCTACTCGATGGGCGACAACTTCACCGAAATTACGCCAGTTGCCAAACTCAAAAACCGCGGTGTCATCACCCGTGAAGGTGCGGGCAAACATATCGGCGGAGGAACGCGGGTCTTTGATGTGATCAAAGAGTCCGGCATCCCGGCAGTCGCGGTCCCGGGCATTCACCGGGGTTCGGATACCGACCCGCGATTCAAAATTTACTCGCATCAGACCAGTCCGGAAAAACTCGGCATCGCCTACCTCGCATCCAAAACACTTGGCGACACCTTCATTGTCTCTGACATCAGCTCCAACACCGTCTCTCTCCTCATTGCAAAAGGAAAATGTATCGGCGCATTCGATGCATGCGTGTTTGCTCCCGGCAGCCGTCACGGCGCACTTGACGTTGACGCAATCAGAAAAGTGGATGAAGGAGACCTCACCGCAAACGAAGCCTTCACCACTGCGGGCGTCATGTATCACATGGAAGAAAAATATCAGAACCCGACCGTTGCCATGTGGGCCGCGATGGAATGCGCATCACTTGCCCTGCTTGCTCCCGAAGCTCCGGTAGCACTTGCCGGCAGCCTTGCTCCAGAACTTGCCGAAGAAATTTCTGCGCTTCTGCAAAAGCCGGTCATCGTCTATGATGAGTGGGCCGCATCCGACGGACTCGCACAAATCGCACGCGATGTCTTTTCCGGGGCAAAACAGATTCTCGGCATGCCAGTTTCCCAAAGTCTCAGACGCAAATAA
- a CDS encoding tRNA(His) guanylyltransferase Thg1 family protein, with protein sequence MKDHEIYSGLITTVPFVLRLDGRSFHHFSRDQGFEKPYDYNFSKAMVETTASLLSDSGLSPSFAYTFSDEISLYITTPVFDCRVEKLVSVAAGFASSAFTLHAGAAHPLSFDCRVVPLAEFQLPKYLAWRQAEAWRNHMNGYAHKLLTDTGLSATVAQRKLDGMKASDLHELAFSFGVNLSETPAWQRRGTAVYRTLTERDGYNPITKETVQVMRRVVAIDENLPLFKTPEGTAWFAEKLAASLSDVQS encoded by the coding sequence ATGAAGGATCACGAGATTTATTCCGGCCTCATCACCACGGTGCCGTTCGTTTTGCGGCTGGACGGAAGATCCTTTCACCACTTTTCCCGTGATCAGGGTTTTGAAAAACCCTATGATTATAATTTTTCAAAAGCCATGGTAGAGACCACGGCATCGCTTCTGAGCGACAGCGGTCTGTCTCCCTCTTTTGCCTACACATTCTCCGACGAAATAAGCCTCTACATCACAACGCCGGTCTTTGACTGCCGGGTGGAAAAACTTGTTTCGGTTGCCGCAGGTTTTGCCTCTTCAGCGTTTACCCTGCATGCGGGTGCCGCGCACCCGCTCTCGTTTGACTGCCGGGTTGTGCCGCTCGCTGAGTTTCAGCTGCCCAAGTATCTTGCCTGGCGTCAGGCTGAGGCATGGCGCAACCATATGAACGGCTACGCGCACAAACTGCTGACCGACACGGGCCTGTCGGCAACTGTTGCGCAGCGAAAACTGGACGGCATGAAAGCCTCAGACCTGCATGAGTTAGCGTTTTCCTTTGGCGTGAATCTTTCCGAGACTCCGGCCTGGCAGCGGCGCGGGACTGCGGTCTACCGCACCCTCACCGAGAGAGACGGCTACAACCCGATAACGAAGGAAACCGTGCAGGTTATGCGCCGCGTCGTCGCCATCGATGAAAATCTGCCTCTGTTCAAGACTCCGGAAGGTACTGCCTGGTTTGCGGAAAAGTTAGCGGCTTCGCTCTCTGATGTGCAGTCTTAA
- a CDS encoding PRC-barrel domain-containing protein, whose amino-acid sequence MKWQISDLFGMNVYSDKAIFLGKVEDVVLDVTNKKISGLALTNVNQTVLDIKNYQGIIIPYRIVKEVGDIILVRHIPGAFKVAEPLFGE is encoded by the coding sequence ATGAAGTGGCAGATCTCGGATCTCTTTGGCATGAACGTCTACTCAGACAAAGCAATCTTTCTCGGCAAAGTCGAGGATGTCGTGCTGGATGTTACCAATAAAAAAATAAGCGGCCTCGCACTTACCAACGTGAACCAGACCGTGCTTGACATTAAAAATTACCAGGGCATCATCATTCCCTACCGGATTGTAAAAGAGGTGGGCGATATTATTCTCGTGCGCCATATCCCTGGAGCCTTCAAAGTGGCTGAGCCGCTGTTTGGAGAGTAA
- the dapF gene encoding diaminopimelate epimerase produces MTITFIKLHGNGNDFILIDEMKGTVIPDDMKAQFAVSYCDRRFGIGADGVLFISPSTKADVRMRLLQPDASEAEMCGNGIRCLAKYAFDENYAKTKSFSVETLAGVLTVRAGYDCEGCFAATIDMGAPKYDAASIPATGPGDVAADIDGMKVYAANTGVPHAVIFVDDVEAVDLEAVAPKIRHHALFPKGTNVNFVQVIGPSSITIRTFERGVEGETLSCGTGSTASALLAAKIGKVSGEIIHVDTVGGPLDIAVGDHAMMTGPAETVFVGEILF; encoded by the coding sequence ATGACGATCACGTTTATCAAGCTTCACGGAAACGGAAATGACTTCATCCTGATCGATGAGATGAAGGGAACCGTAATTCCGGATGACATGAAGGCGCAGTTTGCGGTGAGCTACTGTGATCGCCGGTTTGGAATCGGTGCTGACGGCGTGCTGTTTATTTCTCCGTCAACAAAGGCGGATGTGCGGATGCGTCTTCTTCAGCCTGACGCAAGCGAGGCTGAGATGTGCGGTAATGGTATCCGCTGCCTTGCAAAGTATGCGTTTGACGAGAACTATGCAAAGACCAAGTCCTTTTCTGTGGAAACCCTTGCAGGTGTTCTGACGGTTCGGGCAGGCTATGACTGCGAGGGCTGTTTTGCTGCAACGATAGATATGGGCGCGCCAAAATATGATGCAGCGTCCATTCCTGCGACAGGGCCCGGCGACGTTGCTGCTGACATTGACGGCATGAAGGTGTATGCGGCAAACACGGGAGTCCCCCACGCGGTCATCTTTGTGGATGATGTGGAGGCTGTTGATCTTGAAGCGGTCGCGCCCAAGATCCGGCACCATGCACTCTTCCCGAAAGGAACGAATGTGAACTTCGTGCAGGTGATTGGTCCTTCTTCAATTACGATCCGGACCTTTGAGCGCGGTGTGGAAGGTGAGACCCTTTCCTGCGGAACAGGCTCTACAGCGTCTGCTCTTCTTGCAGCAAAAATCGGCAAGGTTTCCGGCGAAATAATTCACGTGGATACGGTTGGCGGACCTCTCGACATCGCTGTAGGCGATCATGCGATGATGACCGGACCTGCCGAGACGGTGTTTGTCGGCGAGATCTTATTTTAA
- a CDS encoding thiamine pyrophosphate-dependent enzyme, producing the protein MVDRTIENFDCGHRACGGCGASSAVRMILKGAGENTIVVSPTGCLEVFSTPYPETAWKTPWIHSLFENASAVASGVEAALKRQGRLGKEKVLVIGGDGATVDIGMLCISGAFERGHDFTYVCYDNEAYMNTGIQRSGATPYDADTTTSPSGVCSTGNNRPKKDLPQILVAHGSPYVATATMAYPMDLMKKVEKAMNTQGPCYIQVHAPCCTGWGYDGAKTMEIGRMAVECGLWPCYEIVDGKQTSVKKVQRVPVDEYLKAQKRFRHLFKPTRNDAEIAKIQAIADANAAKYGIDIE; encoded by the coding sequence ATGGTAGATCGTACAATTGAAAACTTCGACTGCGGTCACCGCGCTTGCGGCGGCTGCGGGGCATCGTCTGCGGTCAGAATGATTCTGAAGGGTGCCGGAGAAAACACGATCGTGGTCAGCCCTACGGGATGTCTTGAGGTGTTTTCCACTCCGTATCCTGAGACTGCATGGAAGACACCATGGATTCACTCACTCTTTGAGAATGCATCTGCAGTTGCTTCCGGTGTTGAGGCAGCCCTGAAAAGACAGGGAAGACTCGGCAAGGAAAAGGTACTTGTTATCGGAGGAGACGGCGCGACCGTTGATATCGGTATGCTCTGTATCTCAGGAGCTTTCGAGCGCGGTCATGACTTCACCTATGTCTGCTATGACAACGAAGCCTACATGAACACAGGTATCCAGCGTTCCGGAGCAACGCCCTACGATGCTGACACGACGACCTCGCCGTCCGGTGTCTGCTCGACGGGAAACAACCGACCGAAAAAGGATCTCCCGCAGATTCTGGTTGCCCACGGCTCGCCCTATGTGGCGACCGCAACCATGGCATACCCGATGGACCTGATGAAAAAGGTTGAGAAGGCGATGAACACGCAAGGTCCCTGCTACATCCAGGTGCATGCTCCCTGCTGTACCGGATGGGGATATGACGGCGCGAAAACGATGGAGATCGGAAGAATGGCGGTCGAGTGCGGACTGTGGCCCTGCTACGAGATCGTTGACGGCAAACAGACTTCGGTAAAGAAAGTTCAGCGCGTTCCGGTCGATGAGTATCTCAAGGCTCAGAAGAGGTTCCGCCACCTGTTCAAGCCGACAAGAAACGATGCAGAGATCGCAAAAATTCAGGCGATCGCTGATGCCAATGCCGCGAAGTACGGCATTGACATCGAATAA
- a CDS encoding 6-hydroxymethylpterin diphosphokinase MptE-like protein translates to MKTEEWEPYYSEILDFFGFSRDDDERAAEILAEILPRDDIDLLKQTIAGNSCIVCGNAPSLAKDIAKTDFSGKVIIAADAAARILLKHGHRPDVIISDIDGMDDDFLAMNNKGTILVLHAHGDNIPLVKSWVPKVAGPFVATTQATPLPHVYNFGGFSDGDRAVFCAHELGAASVSLIGFDLDDSSVDPVKHGKLMIARKLLKTLGYDI, encoded by the coding sequence ATGAAAACTGAGGAGTGGGAACCTTACTACTCCGAAATTCTTGATTTTTTTGGATTCTCCCGTGATGATGACGAGCGTGCGGCAGAAATTCTTGCTGAAATTCTTCCCCGCGACGACATCGACCTGCTGAAACAGACGATTGCCGGAAACTCCTGCATCGTCTGCGGCAACGCTCCTTCGCTTGCAAAAGATATTGCAAAAACTGATTTTTCGGGCAAAGTGATCATTGCCGCAGACGCCGCGGCACGAATTTTGCTCAAGCACGGACATCGGCCTGACGTCATCATCTCAGACATCGATGGGATGGACGATGATTTTCTGGCGATGAACAACAAAGGAACGATTCTTGTTCTTCATGCGCACGGCGACAATATTCCTCTGGTGAAGTCCTGGGTTCCAAAAGTTGCGGGACCCTTTGTTGCCACAACTCAGGCCACTCCGTTGCCCCATGTCTACAACTTCGGCGGATTTTCCGATGGCGACCGTGCGGTGTTCTGTGCTCATGAACTTGGGGCCGCGTCCGTCTCCCTGATCGGTTTTGATCTGGATGACTCGTCTGTGGATCCGGTCAAGCACGGAAAACTGATGATCGCAAGAAAACTTTTGAAGACCCTTGGCTATGATATCTGA
- a CDS encoding radical SAM protein, whose translation MISDAVIIDGYVDEPACLGVPPYISPYIRTVAGVFAERNISTDYVTIDQLRKDPLRLAKLSGHKFVVMIAGVTVPGKYLAGTPATLTELQQIGFMLRGRTVSLLGGPIGFGYSPEGGAKAVAQAIAGWSAMLSGEPAAALDAYLSGGEPDGLCNYADLDRWAVLGAGIITKHPFYPYVMCELETAKGCSRAVSGGCSFCTEPFYGLPKQRDASAVRDEVAALAASGAQHFRLGRQPDLLAFGASGGGEFPTPNPDALADLFTKIREAAPSLKTLHIDNVNPGTIARHEDASREALAAIVAGHTAGDIAAFGMESADPAVVAKNNLKGDADAVFRAIEIVNDVGAVRNAGVPELLPGLNFIAGLAGETPDTFSLNAAFLKKVLDANLLVRRVNIRQLMPFEGTRAYTDNTLGKHDKLFHQFKDSARESFDVPMLARVFPVGTVLSDVIIEVSGTTSFGRQMGTYPILCGVPLSLPVGTVLDLAVVSYGQRSVTALPVPIQINSLGPAALKWLPGVSKKSAAKITAGRPYHDAAAFAAAVDVRELDPLLKLMKFV comes from the coding sequence ATGATATCTGACGCAGTAATCATCGATGGCTATGTGGATGAGCCGGCATGTCTCGGCGTTCCGCCGTACATCTCTCCGTACATCAGAACGGTTGCCGGTGTGTTTGCCGAACGAAATATTTCCACAGACTACGTCACCATCGATCAGCTGAGAAAAGATCCGCTGCGGCTCGCAAAACTTTCCGGGCACAAGTTTGTGGTGATGATCGCAGGCGTCACGGTTCCGGGAAAATATCTTGCCGGAACTCCGGCGACCTTAACCGAACTCCAGCAGATAGGATTCATGCTGCGCGGCAGAACAGTTTCTCTTCTTGGTGGGCCGATAGGATTCGGTTACTCGCCAGAGGGTGGTGCAAAAGCTGTTGCTCAGGCGATTGCCGGGTGGTCAGCGATGCTCTCCGGAGAGCCTGCCGCAGCGCTTGACGCATATCTTTCCGGCGGCGAGCCCGACGGTCTCTGCAATTACGCTGACCTTGACCGGTGGGCGGTTCTCGGTGCTGGCATCATCACAAAACATCCGTTCTATCCGTACGTGATGTGCGAACTGGAGACCGCGAAGGGATGTTCCCGCGCGGTCTCCGGCGGGTGTTCGTTCTGCACCGAACCGTTTTACGGCCTGCCCAAACAGCGGGATGCTAGCGCCGTCCGCGACGAAGTTGCGGCGCTTGCCGCATCAGGTGCACAGCATTTCCGGCTTGGCCGCCAGCCTGATCTTCTCGCCTTCGGCGCATCAGGCGGCGGTGAGTTTCCAACGCCGAACCCTGATGCGCTCGCGGACCTCTTCACCAAAATCCGCGAGGCGGCTCCCTCCTTGAAGACGCTTCACATCGACAACGTGAATCCGGGAACCATCGCGCGGCATGAGGATGCCTCGCGCGAAGCGCTCGCGGCAATTGTTGCTGGCCACACCGCAGGAGACATCGCCGCATTTGGTATGGAGTCTGCTGACCCCGCAGTTGTTGCGAAAAATAATCTCAAAGGTGATGCCGACGCTGTGTTTCGGGCAATTGAAATCGTCAACGATGTAGGCGCGGTGCGCAACGCAGGAGTTCCGGAACTTCTTCCCGGCCTGAACTTCATCGCAGGACTTGCCGGAGAAACTCCTGATACATTTTCTCTGAACGCGGCATTTCTCAAAAAAGTTCTTGACGCAAACCTTCTGGTCCGTCGCGTCAACATCCGCCAGCTGATGCCATTTGAAGGAACGCGGGCATACACCGACAACACCCTTGGCAAGCATGACAAACTCTTCCATCAGTTCAAAGACAGTGCTCGCGAATCATTCGACGTTCCCATGCTCGCGCGGGTGTTTCCTGTGGGCACCGTTCTTTCGGATGTCATCATCGAAGTGTCGGGAACCACATCATTCGGTCGACAGATGGGGACGTATCCTATCCTCTGCGGCGTTCCTTTGTCGTTGCCGGTCGGAACCGTGCTTGACCTTGCCGTGGTATCGTACGGCCAGCGGTCGGTGACCGCGCTGCCGGTACCAATTCAGATCAACTCACTTGGCCCTGCCGCGCTCAAGTGGCTGCCCGGAGTCTCCAAAAAATCTGCGGCAAAAATTACTGCCGGAAGGCCCTACCATGATGCGGCAGCTTTTGCAGCAGCTGTGGATGTCCGTGAACTTGATCCTCTGCTAAAACTGATGAAGTTTGTGTAG
- a CDS encoding transketolase C-terminal domain-containing protein, which yields MPLQMMEGSIAVAETVRLCRPQVISAYPITPQTHIVEGLASIVADGRLDAEYICVESEFSALSACIGASAAGSRVYSATTSQGLALMAEVVFNSAGMRLPIVMGIANRAISAPLSIWNDQQDSIMMRDSGWLQFYAEDNQEAVDLHILSYKICEDHDILLPAFVCFDGFILSHVFEPVDIPSEKEVDEFLGPFKPYQQLDVKDPISFGMYATPEYYLEFRYEHDQAVHRAADALRKHGKAFGEKFGRDYSELVEGYRLEDAEVAIIAMGSICGTTKDAIDEMRAEGKKVGLLKIRCFRPFPAADIVKALAHVKTVAVLDKNISLGAKGAVGIEVKDACYGLGIPIYDYVLGLGGRDVRKKDIKKIVELAEKGSGDMFYGLREELL from the coding sequence ATGCCCCTGCAGATGATGGAAGGATCCATTGCTGTCGCGGAGACCGTTCGTCTCTGCCGGCCGCAGGTGATCTCCGCATACCCGATCACCCCGCAGACCCATATCGTTGAAGGTCTCGCATCAATTGTTGCCGACGGACGGCTTGACGCAGAGTACATCTGTGTGGAGTCAGAGTTCTCCGCACTCTCCGCATGTATCGGAGCGTCTGCTGCTGGCAGCAGAGTCTACTCAGCAACAACCTCGCAGGGACTTGCCCTGATGGCTGAAGTGGTCTTCAACTCCGCAGGAATGCGGCTGCCAATCGTGATGGGCATTGCCAATCGTGCAATCTCAGCACCGCTGTCTATCTGGAACGACCAGCAGGACTCCATCATGATGAGAGACTCCGGCTGGCTGCAGTTCTACGCAGAGGATAATCAGGAAGCAGTTGATCTGCACATCCTCTCCTACAAGATCTGTGAGGACCACGACATTCTGCTTCCGGCCTTTGTGTGCTTTGACGGATTCATCCTCTCGCACGTGTTCGAGCCGGTTGACATCCCGTCAGAAAAGGAAGTCGATGAGTTCCTCGGTCCGTTCAAGCCGTACCAGCAGCTTGACGTGAAGGATCCGATCTCGTTTGGAATGTATGCAACTCCTGAGTACTATCTTGAGTTCCGGTACGAACATGATCAGGCTGTCCACCGTGCAGCAGATGCCCTGCGCAAGCATGGAAAAGCATTCGGCGAGAAGTTCGGACGCGACTACTCAGAGCTTGTCGAGGGATACAGACTCGAAGACGCCGAAGTCGCGATCATTGCGATGGGTTCCATCTGCGGAACGACCAAAGACGCAATCGATGAGATGCGTGCGGAAGGCAAGAAGGTTGGTCTGTTAAAGATCCGCTGCTTCCGTCCGTTCCCGGCAGCTGATATTGTAAAAGCGCTTGCACACGTGAAGACGGTTGCAGTGCTTGACAAGAACATCAGTCTTGGCGCAAAAGGAGCTGTAGGAATTGAGGTCAAAGATGCCTGCTACGGCTTAGGCATTCCAATCTACGACTACGTCCTTGGTCTCGGCGGCCGCGACGTGCGCAAGAAGGATATCAAGAAGATCGTAGAGCTTGCCGAGAAAGGTTCAGGCGATATGTTCTACGGACTGCGCGAGGAGTTGTTATAA